Proteins encoded by one window of Planktothrix tepida PCC 9214:
- a CDS encoding DUF2854 domain-containing protein, with product MLRQTSLGALGLVVGGILTVVGFAAYFADNATLNLAGFFYGIPLLLGGLALKAAELKPIPMTQATSSEVLAVREQQATETQNQIRKDVTRYRYGQEAHLSDTLERLALGSNREERPVLQGIRETLINGSYTLILQFYSPLISLDTWQNKQEKIAKFFGPGLKVEITQPQEEQIDVALIVEN from the coding sequence ATGTTACGTCAAACTTCTCTGGGCGCCCTGGGTTTAGTGGTAGGTGGAATTTTAACCGTAGTGGGTTTTGCAGCTTATTTTGCAGATAATGCTACCTTAAATTTAGCTGGATTTTTCTATGGTATTCCCCTATTATTGGGGGGACTCGCCCTCAAAGCAGCAGAATTAAAACCCATTCCGATGACTCAAGCGACATCCTCTGAGGTTTTAGCGGTACGAGAGCAACAAGCCACAGAGACTCAGAATCAAATCCGCAAAGATGTCACCCGTTATCGCTATGGCCAAGAAGCCCATTTATCTGATACCTTAGAACGTCTGGCACTGGGCTCCAACCGAGAAGAACGTCCTGTCCTCCAAGGGATTCGAGAAACCCTCATTAATGGTTCCTATACCCTGATTTTACAGTTTTATTCCCCCTTGATATCCCTAGACACTTGGCAAAATAAACAAGAGAAAATCGCTAAGTTCTTTGGCCCTGGTCTTAAAGTTGAAATTACCCAACCCCAAGAAGAACAGATTGATGTGGCTTTAATTGTAGAAAATTAA
- a CDS encoding chlororespiratory reduction protein 7, with the protein MPDALMYNEDTFVVLETNQPEQFLSAEELLSKLKSVLAECQDNLPRDLQCFTTIEEQAKYLLDTSCDLDVGAGQYLQWYAVRLEK; encoded by the coding sequence ATGCCAGATGCCTTAATGTACAACGAAGACACCTTTGTGGTGTTAGAAACGAACCAACCCGAACAGTTCTTGAGTGCTGAGGAACTGCTGTCTAAGCTCAAATCAGTTTTGGCGGAGTGTCAAGACAACTTACCCAGAGATTTACAGTGCTTTACCACCATTGAAGAACAAGCCAAGTATCTGCTTGATACAAGCTGTGACCTAGATGTGGGTGCAGGTCAATATCTGCAATGGTATGCGGTGCGGTTAGAGAAGTAA